A genomic segment from Dietzia psychralcaliphila encodes:
- a CDS encoding M24 family metallopeptidase, which translates to MNNRLAARRRAVASATADAGAGALLVTDARNIAYLTGFRGSGGAVLVQDDGDAVLCTDSRYELQVVEQPPDVGHVISRDYVAGVLARRRGPADAPLAVEADHLTLSASTALRRALVAAGAADAPIVETSGLVEQVRRAKDPVEIGLIERACRVVDEAWNHLVAHGLVAGGRSEREVAADLEHAMRRAGSDGVAFETIVASGPNGAHPHHVPGDRLLAAGDLVVVDFGATVSGYASDCTRTVALGGAADRLLDAYEVVRRAQLAGVSAVRTGLSCSELDSVSRDIISDAGFGEFFGHSLGHGVGLDVHEAPAVSSRSASTLSDGDVITIEPGIYLPGLGGIRIEDTVAVTGGGGRSLTTTSTALSVL; encoded by the coding sequence GTGAACAACCGTCTGGCGGCCCGTCGACGCGCGGTCGCCTCGGCGACCGCCGACGCGGGGGCCGGTGCGCTCCTGGTCACCGATGCGCGGAACATCGCCTACCTCACCGGGTTCCGGGGGTCGGGGGGCGCCGTACTGGTGCAGGACGACGGCGACGCGGTCCTGTGCACGGATTCGCGGTACGAACTCCAGGTGGTCGAACAGCCTCCGGACGTCGGTCACGTGATCTCGCGGGACTACGTCGCCGGAGTGCTCGCACGTCGCCGCGGACCCGCGGACGCCCCCCTCGCGGTGGAAGCGGACCACCTGACCCTGTCCGCCTCGACCGCCCTGAGACGGGCACTCGTGGCGGCCGGCGCCGCTGACGCCCCGATCGTCGAGACCAGCGGCCTCGTGGAGCAGGTCAGGCGAGCGAAGGACCCTGTCGAGATCGGGTTGATCGAGCGAGCGTGCCGGGTGGTCGACGAGGCCTGGAACCATCTGGTGGCCCATGGACTGGTGGCCGGGGGCCGCAGCGAGCGGGAGGTCGCCGCTGACCTCGAACACGCGATGCGGCGGGCGGGTTCCGACGGCGTGGCCTTCGAGACCATCGTCGCCTCCGGACCCAATGGCGCGCATCCGCACCATGTGCCGGGGGACAGGCTGCTCGCCGCCGGCGATCTCGTCGTGGTGGACTTCGGCGCGACGGTGTCCGGCTACGCCTCCGACTGCACCCGGACCGTCGCTCTGGGCGGCGCGGCCGATCGACTCCTCGACGCATACGAGGTCGTGAGGCGCGCCCAACTCGCCGGTGTGTCGGCGGTCCGCACGGGGTTGTCCTGTTCGGAACTCGACTCGGTGAGTCGCGACATCATCTCCGATGCCGGGTTCGGCGAGTTCTTCGGTCACTCGCTGGGGCACGGTGTGGGGTTGGACGTCCATGAAGCGCCCGCGGTGTCCAGCAGGTCCGCGAGTACACTGTCCGACGGCGATGTGATCACCATCGAGCCCGGGATCTACCTCCCCGGCCTCGGAGGGATCCGAATCGAGGACACCGTGGCCGTCACCGGCGGGGGCGGTAGGTCCCTGACCACCACGTCGACGGCGCTCAGCGTGCTCTGA
- the aroB gene encoding 3-dehydroquinate synthase, with translation MNRDRNNTDPVVVDVRSADPYPVVIGRGLLPEILEACSSSRNLAIFHQPPLTQTAEALREQLAEAGVNAHRVEIPDAEAGKDLAVAGYCWDVLGKIGLGRKDTVVSLGGGAATDLAGFVAATWMRGVRVVHIPTTLLAMVDAAVGGKTGINTDAGKNLVGSFHEPAAVFVDTATLESVPRNELISGMAEVVKCGFIADPVILDLIEADPEAALDPTGDTIVELIRRSVQVKADVVGRDLRESGPRENLNYGHTLGHAVERREQYRWRHGAAVSVGMCFVAELARLAGRLDDATADRHASILASLGLPTGYHDDAFPRLLELMAGDKKNHSGFLRLVVLDGLARPARMEAPDPSLMTAAYAAISEGNKPSGGGVLL, from the coding sequence ATGAACCGAGACCGGAACAACACCGACCCCGTGGTCGTGGACGTGCGGTCCGCCGATCCCTACCCGGTGGTGATCGGCCGCGGACTCCTGCCCGAGATCCTCGAGGCGTGTTCGTCGTCGCGGAACCTGGCGATCTTCCATCAGCCGCCGTTGACCCAGACCGCCGAGGCGCTGCGTGAGCAGCTCGCCGAGGCCGGCGTCAACGCCCACCGTGTGGAGATCCCCGACGCGGAGGCCGGCAAGGACCTCGCCGTGGCCGGCTACTGCTGGGACGTCCTCGGCAAGATCGGGCTGGGCCGTAAGGACACCGTGGTGAGCCTGGGCGGCGGGGCGGCGACGGATCTCGCCGGTTTCGTGGCCGCCACCTGGATGCGCGGGGTCCGCGTGGTCCACATCCCCACCACGCTGCTCGCCATGGTGGACGCCGCGGTGGGGGGCAAGACCGGTATCAACACCGACGCGGGCAAGAATCTCGTGGGCAGTTTCCACGAGCCGGCGGCCGTCTTCGTCGACACCGCGACACTCGAGTCCGTGCCGCGCAACGAACTGATCTCCGGCATGGCCGAGGTGGTCAAGTGCGGGTTCATCGCCGACCCGGTGATCCTGGATCTCATCGAGGCTGATCCGGAGGCCGCGCTCGACCCGACCGGGGACACGATCGTCGAACTGATCCGACGGAGCGTCCAGGTGAAGGCCGACGTGGTGGGCCGGGACCTCAGGGAGTCCGGACCCCGGGAGAACCTCAACTACGGTCACACCCTCGGCCATGCGGTCGAGCGACGTGAGCAGTACCGCTGGCGGCACGGAGCGGCCGTGAGCGTGGGCATGTGCTTCGTCGCCGAGCTCGCCCGTCTGGCCGGCCGACTCGACGACGCGACGGCCGACCGACACGCCTCGATACTGGCCTCACTCGGGCTGCCCACCGGATACCACGACGACGCGTTCCCGCGGCTGCTCGAGCTCATGGCGGGGGACAAGAAGAACCACTCCGGCTTTCTCCGGTTGGTGGTCCTCGACGGACTGGCCCGACCAGCACGCATGGAAGCCCCCGACCCGTCGCTGATGACAGCGGCCTACGCCGCGATCTCGGAGGGGAACAAGCCCAGCGGCGGCGGGGTCCTGCTGTGA
- a CDS encoding shikimate kinase: MNDPARPVAVLVGPPGAGKTTIGRKLARRLDVPFRDADQMIEESEGRSIPEIFADDGEPTFRAIEEKVVGEALASFDGVLSLGGGAVLSATTRRRLRGHRVIHLTIGVAEGVRRSRGPGRPLLAGGDATARYQALLTERSPLYREVAWSTVSTERRSSGKVVTEIVDRLESGDPHIRGAWDRS; the protein is encoded by the coding sequence ATGAACGACCCGGCACGGCCGGTCGCCGTCCTGGTGGGTCCGCCGGGTGCCGGCAAGACGACGATAGGGCGCAAACTCGCCCGGAGGCTCGACGTACCGTTCCGTGACGCCGATCAGATGATCGAGGAGTCCGAGGGACGGTCGATTCCCGAGATCTTCGCGGACGACGGTGAACCGACGTTCCGCGCGATCGAGGAGAAGGTCGTGGGGGAGGCGCTCGCGTCGTTCGACGGTGTCCTGTCGCTGGGCGGCGGCGCCGTACTGTCGGCGACCACCAGACGACGGCTCCGCGGTCATCGGGTGATCCATCTGACGATAGGGGTGGCCGAGGGTGTACGCAGATCCCGGGGGCCCGGCCGGCCGCTCCTCGCGGGCGGCGACGCGACTGCGCGGTATCAGGCGTTACTGACCGAGCGGTCACCGTTGTACCGCGAGGTCGCGTGGTCCACCGTCAGCACGGAACGCCGGAGTTCGGGCAAGGTGGTGACGGAGATCGTCGACAGGCTCGAGTCCGGTGACCCCCACATCCGGGGTGCATGGGACCGATCGTGA
- the aroC gene encoding chorismate synthase, translated as MLKWTTAGESHGQALVTIVEGVIAGVEVTSDEIAAQLARRRLGYGRGARMKFEADAVRVLGGVRHGRTMGSPIAIEVGNTEWPKWEQIMSADPVDPDAIEDKARAATLTRPRPGHADFAGMLKYDFDDARMVLERASARETAARVAAGTVARAVLRDVLGVEVLSHVISVGASEPYVGPEPTFADLPAIDESPVRAFHTASGDSMIAEIEAAKKAGDTLGGVVEVVVHGLPIGLGSHVSGEERLDAQLAGALMGIQAIKGVEVGDGFETARRRGSVAHDEMVRGADGVGRRSNRAGGLEGGMTNGQALRVRAAMKPISTVPRALSTVDMADGSGATAIHQRSDVCAVPAAGVVAESMVALVLARSVLQKFGGDSLSETRRNVEGYLDAVAARLDWDTDPA; from the coding sequence GTGCTGAAGTGGACCACCGCCGGAGAATCGCATGGCCAGGCCCTAGTGACGATCGTCGAGGGCGTCATCGCGGGCGTCGAGGTGACGAGCGACGAGATCGCCGCGCAGCTCGCCCGCCGCCGCCTCGGCTATGGGCGCGGCGCCCGGATGAAGTTCGAGGCCGACGCCGTCAGGGTGCTGGGTGGCGTCCGCCACGGTCGCACCATGGGCTCGCCCATCGCGATCGAGGTCGGCAACACAGAGTGGCCCAAGTGGGAACAGATCATGTCGGCGGATCCCGTCGACCCCGACGCGATCGAGGACAAGGCCCGCGCAGCCACGCTCACCCGACCGCGTCCGGGCCACGCCGACTTCGCCGGGATGTTGAAGTACGACTTCGACGACGCCCGCATGGTCCTGGAACGCGCGAGCGCACGGGAGACCGCTGCCCGTGTCGCTGCGGGAACCGTCGCGCGGGCGGTGCTGCGCGATGTCTTGGGCGTGGAGGTGCTCTCCCACGTCATCTCCGTCGGAGCCTCCGAACCCTACGTCGGGCCCGAGCCCACGTTCGCCGACCTGCCGGCCATCGACGAGAGCCCCGTGCGGGCGTTCCACACCGCGAGCGGGGACTCCATGATCGCCGAGATCGAGGCGGCCAAGAAGGCCGGCGACACCCTCGGCGGCGTGGTCGAGGTGGTGGTCCACGGTCTTCCCATCGGACTCGGTTCCCATGTCTCGGGCGAGGAGCGTCTCGACGCCCAGCTGGCAGGAGCCCTCATGGGGATCCAGGCGATCAAGGGGGTCGAGGTCGGCGACGGCTTCGAGACCGCCCGTCGACGGGGCAGCGTGGCACACGACGAGATGGTGCGCGGCGCGGACGGAGTGGGACGCCGGAGCAACCGCGCGGGTGGACTCGAGGGGGGGATGACCAACGGTCAGGCTCTCCGGGTCCGCGCGGCCATGAAGCCCATCTCCACGGTTCCCCGCGCGCTGAGCACCGTCGACATGGCCGATGGTTCCGGTGCCACCGCCATCCACCAGCGCTCTGACGTGTGCGCCGTTCCCGCGGCCGGGGTGGTCGCGGAATCCATGGTCGCGCTGGTGCTGGCACGGTCCGTCCTGCAGAAGTTCGGAGGAGACTCGCTGTCGGAGACCCGACGCAATGTCGAGGGCTACCTCGACGCCGTGGCCGCGCGACTGGACTGGGACACGGATCCGGCATGA
- a CDS encoding AraC family transcriptional regulator codes for MISWDDPAVPHWDFPRSATGVGVLVEAGNTLGVEAGTILRGVGLRPAELANPDLLVAPAQELAAIRNLRAAAGDRPALAAEVGAAYRLTTFGILGYALLSSPTLRDVIAMTLRFIDLSYIFSTFGVESTGDRIVVRLGDATLPEDVREFLVDRDLFAIHSVLGDLVPGGLPFTEVTFAGGRSAETLAAYRERLGPAASSPDRGDGVTAVFDAVHLDRPLPQGSTAAVAVAEALCRDLAAARRTRGPVTSRVRVEITGRLSHGAAMSSVAAALGVSPRTLRRRLADEGTSYQRLLDDVRVELAERMLATGLLSVEDVAIRLGYAEASSFIHAFRRLTGTTPHQATVASRTRTSAAPRA; via the coding sequence ATGATCTCCTGGGACGACCCCGCGGTTCCGCACTGGGACTTCCCGCGTTCGGCCACCGGGGTCGGTGTGCTCGTCGAGGCCGGCAACACCCTCGGTGTGGAGGCGGGCACGATCCTGCGCGGGGTCGGTCTCCGCCCGGCCGAACTCGCCAACCCCGATCTGCTGGTCGCCCCGGCCCAGGAGTTGGCCGCGATCCGCAATCTGCGCGCCGCCGCGGGCGACCGTCCCGCCCTCGCCGCCGAGGTCGGGGCCGCCTACCGGCTGACGACCTTCGGGATCCTCGGGTACGCCCTGCTGTCCAGCCCCACGCTCCGCGACGTGATCGCCATGACCCTGCGCTTCATCGACCTCAGCTACATCTTCAGCACGTTCGGTGTGGAGTCGACCGGGGACCGGATCGTGGTCCGATTGGGGGACGCGACCCTTCCGGAGGACGTCCGCGAGTTCCTGGTGGACCGGGATCTCTTCGCGATCCACTCCGTCCTCGGGGACCTGGTCCCCGGCGGCCTGCCCTTCACCGAGGTCACGTTCGCCGGTGGGCGATCCGCGGAGACACTCGCCGCCTACCGCGAGCGACTGGGCCCGGCGGCGTCATCCCCCGACCGCGGTGACGGCGTCACGGCGGTCTTCGACGCCGTCCACCTCGACCGACCCCTCCCGCAGGGCAGCACCGCGGCGGTGGCGGTCGCAGAGGCGCTCTGTAGGGACCTCGCCGCCGCCCGCCGGACCCGCGGGCCGGTGACCAGCCGTGTCCGCGTGGAGATCACCGGACGCCTCTCCCACGGGGCGGCCATGTCCTCCGTGGCCGCCGCACTGGGGGTGAGTCCGCGGACGCTGCGGAGGCGCCTGGCGGACGAGGGCACCTCGTACCAGCGCCTGCTGGACGACGTCCGGGTCGAGTTGGCCGAGCGGATGTTGGCCACCGGGCTGCTCTCGGTCGAGGACGTCGCGATCCGTCTGGGATACGCCGAGGCGTCGAGCTTCATCCATGCGTTCCGGCGCCTCACCGGCACCACCCCGCACCAGGCCACCGTCGCCTCGCGGACACGGACGTCGGCTGCGCCGCGGGCCTGA
- a CDS encoding flavin-containing monooxygenase, producing MTSSPSPASSTRRRPRVLIIGAGFGGLGAAYELTRDDLAHVTILEKADDVGGVWRDNTYPGAACDVPSNLYSYSFHRKTDWGRRYAEQPDILSYIRDTADRYGLRDKVRTGIEVTSATFDDDTATWTVLSSTGESFEADVLVPAIGQLSRPAYPDIPGLETFDGPSFHSARWRHDVDLTGKRVAVLGTGASAIQFVPRIREAASHVTVYQRSAPWVVPKPDRAYTDAHRTAFARVPGLVPAMRGAIWETTEAIGLALTSARPLARILSGLARANLRLTVRDPQLRTALTPTEPIGCKRMLFSNEWYPALAQPDVDVVTDGIAEVVPEGIVTADGQVHPADVIVYGTGFKATEFLAPITVRGRGGRDLHEQWREGARAYLGMAVPGFPNMFVVYGPNTNLGSSSIILMMEQQARYIRQIVEELAHAERPVAVEVRREVDDAYDEEILRRLDDSVWSGCDSWYKVDSGRVTTNWPGLVHEYQRRTRTADTADYEIVAPRPSEESTAV from the coding sequence ATGACTTCCTCCCCCTCCCCCGCGAGCAGCACCCGACGGCGCCCGCGCGTCCTCATCATCGGCGCCGGATTCGGTGGCCTGGGCGCCGCCTACGAACTCACCCGTGACGACCTCGCGCACGTGACGATCCTGGAGAAGGCCGACGACGTGGGCGGGGTGTGGAGGGACAACACCTACCCCGGGGCGGCATGTGACGTGCCCTCGAACCTCTACTCCTACTCGTTCCACCGCAAGACGGATTGGGGCCGCCGCTACGCCGAGCAGCCCGACATCCTGTCCTACATCCGCGACACCGCGGACCGGTACGGCCTACGGGACAAGGTGCGCACGGGGATCGAGGTGACCTCGGCCACCTTCGACGACGACACCGCCACGTGGACGGTGCTCTCCAGCACGGGCGAGTCCTTCGAGGCCGACGTCCTGGTCCCCGCGATCGGTCAGTTGTCCCGGCCGGCCTACCCGGACATCCCCGGGCTGGAGACGTTCGACGGCCCGTCGTTCCACTCCGCCCGGTGGCGGCACGACGTGGACCTCACCGGCAAGCGGGTCGCGGTTCTGGGTACCGGGGCCTCAGCGATCCAGTTCGTCCCCCGCATCCGAGAGGCCGCGTCACACGTGACGGTCTACCAACGCTCGGCGCCGTGGGTGGTGCCGAAGCCCGACCGGGCCTACACCGACGCGCATCGCACCGCCTTCGCCCGTGTCCCCGGCCTCGTCCCCGCGATGCGCGGGGCCATCTGGGAGACCACCGAGGCCATCGGCCTGGCCCTGACCTCCGCGCGGCCACTGGCGCGGATCCTCAGCGGGCTCGCCAGGGCCAACCTCAGGCTGACCGTCCGGGACCCGCAGCTGCGCACCGCACTCACCCCGACGGAACCCATCGGGTGCAAACGAATGCTGTTCAGCAACGAGTGGTACCCCGCGCTCGCCCAACCGGACGTCGACGTGGTGACCGACGGCATCGCGGAGGTCGTCCCCGAAGGGATCGTCACCGCTGACGGACAGGTGCATCCCGCCGACGTCATCGTGTACGGAACGGGCTTCAAGGCCACCGAGTTCCTGGCACCGATCACCGTGCGTGGACGCGGTGGACGGGACCTCCACGAGCAGTGGCGCGAGGGCGCGCGAGCATACCTCGGGATGGCGGTACCGGGCTTCCCCAACATGTTCGTGGTCTACGGCCCCAACACCAACCTCGGGAGCAGTTCGATAATCCTGATGATGGAGCAGCAGGCCCGCTACATCCGCCAGATCGTCGAGGAGCTGGCCCACGCGGAGCGGCCCGTCGCCGTGGAGGTGCGCCGCGAGGTCGACGACGCCTACGACGAGGAGATCCTGCGTCGCCTCGACGACTCGGTCTGGAGCGGATGCGACTCCTGGTACAAGGTGGATTCCGGAAGGGTCACCACCAACTGGCCGGGGTTGGTCCACGAGTACCAGCGCCGGACCCGGACCGCGGACACGGCCGACTACGAGATCGTCGCGCCCCGCCCCTCGGAGGAGTCGACGGCGGTCTGA
- a CDS encoding shikimate dehydrogenase yields the protein MGASVAGADPEGLAATSPRSAGVLGHPVAHSLSPVLHGAAYRALGLDGWTYERIDCDADQLPSLVDSSPSHRVGYSVTMPGKFAALGYATEVSDRARIVGSANTLVRRGNGWFADCTDVDGVTGALAEFDDLPAEPTAVVLGVGGTARPVLAGLAEAGATRVVLASRRDNAGPAADCGRALGLEIHTMLLTDESLPGEISRSDILVNTVPEPGVEDLTGLVARANRLFDVLYDPWPTAAGSAATGAGIPVVGGDVMLLHQAFGQVELFTGRPAPREAMSTALASALGR from the coding sequence GTGGGCGCTAGTGTCGCGGGCGCTGACCCCGAAGGCCTCGCGGCCACCTCCCCCCGTTCGGCGGGGGTCCTGGGCCATCCGGTGGCCCACTCGCTCTCCCCGGTCCTGCACGGCGCGGCGTACCGAGCGCTCGGCCTGGACGGATGGACCTACGAGCGGATCGACTGCGATGCCGATCAGTTGCCCTCCCTGGTCGACTCCTCGCCCAGCCACCGGGTGGGCTACTCGGTGACCATGCCGGGCAAGTTCGCCGCTCTCGGGTATGCGACCGAGGTGAGCGACCGGGCCCGGATCGTCGGCAGTGCCAACACCCTCGTCCGCCGAGGTAACGGGTGGTTCGCCGACTGCACCGATGTGGACGGCGTGACCGGTGCACTCGCCGAGTTCGACGACCTCCCGGCCGAGCCGACGGCGGTCGTGCTGGGCGTCGGCGGGACCGCTCGGCCGGTGCTGGCCGGGCTCGCCGAGGCCGGGGCCACACGCGTGGTGCTGGCATCCCGCCGGGACAACGCCGGGCCCGCCGCCGACTGCGGTAGGGCGCTCGGCCTCGAGATCCACACGATGCTCCTGACCGATGAGTCGCTGCCGGGCGAGATCTCGCGGTCGGACATCCTCGTCAACACCGTTCCCGAGCCGGGGGTCGAGGACCTCACCGGCCTCGTGGCCCGCGCCAACCGGCTGTTCGACGTCCTGTACGACCCCTGGCCCACCGCGGCGGGTTCGGCCGCGACGGGCGCCGGCATCCCCGTCGTCGGCGGCGACGTGATGTTGCTCCACCAGGCCTTCGGCCAGGTGGAGTTGTTCACCGGACGCCCCGCACCGCGTGAGGCCATGTCCACTGCGCTCGCCTCGGCGCTGGGACGCTGA
- a CDS encoding endolytic transglycosylase MltG — MIGVVLAFAVMVYRNLNTEVSAAPDFDGEGTGNALLHVEPGDTLGVVGDRLYEIGTVASTRAFTGAAAGTAVEGIQPGYYQVREEMSAESAVEALADPQNRVGYMDVKPGGRLLDTVVVGGGTEKGIFTLIADATCLRNLDDPAAQPTCRLPQEIVDAAVQADPTELGVPDWAINEVRAAPDPVRRLEGLIAPGVHNVNPRSEPLEILRQLIDSSTDAYDATGLVPSAERIGLTPYQVVTAASLVEKEGTLQDFDKIARVILNRLDEPMRLQFDSTVNYALADQEIATTDADRAAVTPWNTYAMDGLPYGPIGSPGLDALRAMENPADGQWKYFVTVDMQGTTRFADEYPEHERYQSEAIANGVLSSGR; from the coding sequence GTGATCGGGGTGGTCCTGGCCTTTGCCGTGATGGTCTACCGCAATCTCAACACCGAGGTCTCGGCCGCCCCGGACTTCGACGGCGAGGGCACCGGAAACGCTCTGCTGCACGTCGAACCCGGGGACACCCTGGGCGTGGTGGGGGACCGACTCTACGAGATCGGAACGGTCGCCAGCACCCGGGCGTTCACCGGCGCTGCTGCCGGCACCGCTGTCGAGGGCATCCAACCGGGCTACTACCAGGTCCGTGAGGAGATGAGTGCCGAGTCCGCGGTGGAGGCACTGGCCGATCCCCAGAACAGGGTCGGATACATGGACGTCAAGCCCGGCGGGCGACTGCTCGACACCGTCGTGGTCGGCGGCGGTACCGAGAAGGGGATCTTCACCCTGATCGCCGATGCGACCTGCCTCCGGAACCTGGACGATCCGGCGGCCCAACCGACGTGCCGCCTGCCACAGGAGATCGTCGACGCGGCGGTTCAGGCCGACCCCACCGAACTCGGGGTACCCGACTGGGCCATCAACGAGGTGCGCGCCGCCCCGGACCCGGTTCGTCGACTGGAGGGCCTGATCGCGCCCGGGGTCCACAACGTCAACCCCCGGTCGGAGCCCCTGGAGATCCTCCGCCAGTTGATCGACTCGTCGACCGACGCGTACGACGCCACCGGTCTGGTGCCCTCGGCCGAGAGGATCGGGCTGACGCCGTACCAGGTGGTGACCGCGGCGTCGCTGGTGGAGAAGGAGGGCACTCTGCAGGACTTCGACAAGATCGCCCGAGTGATCCTCAACCGACTCGACGAGCCGATGCGCCTCCAGTTCGATTCGACGGTCAACTACGCCCTGGCCGACCAGGAGATCGCCACCACTGACGCCGATCGTGCGGCGGTCACCCCGTGGAACACCTATGCCATGGACGGCCTGCCCTACGGTCCGATCGGGTCTCCGGGCCTCGATGCGCTCCGGGCGATGGAGAACCCGGCCGACGGCCAGTGGAAGTACTTCGTGACCGTAGACATGCAGGGCACCACCCGCTTCGCCGACGAGTACCCGGAGCACGAGCGATACCAGAGCGAGGCGATCGCCAACGGGGTCCTGTCCAGTGGGCGCTAG
- the ruvX gene encoding Holliday junction resolvase RuvX, with protein sequence MTGPDPDVPGWVRGRRLGLDVGTARIGVASCDPDGILATPVETIRVASGDPDWTAELRRLGELVEEYGALAVIVGLPTSLKGRDTASTAMARSFVAALGAASPDLEVEFVDERLTTVTAGAALHGAGRNTRQQRGVIDQAAAVVLLQAWLDSRRARR encoded by the coding sequence GTGACGGGACCGGACCCCGACGTTCCCGGGTGGGTCCGTGGGCGGCGACTCGGTCTGGACGTGGGGACGGCGCGGATCGGGGTCGCCTCCTGCGACCCCGACGGAATCCTCGCTACACCTGTTGAGACGATCCGAGTGGCCAGCGGCGATCCGGACTGGACCGCCGAACTGAGACGGTTGGGCGAGCTCGTCGAGGAGTACGGCGCCCTCGCGGTGATCGTGGGGCTTCCCACGTCTCTGAAAGGGCGGGACACCGCCTCCACGGCGATGGCGCGGTCGTTCGTCGCCGCACTCGGAGCCGCCTCCCCCGATCTCGAGGTCGAGTTCGTCGACGAACGACTCACCACCGTGACGGCCGGGGCGGCGCTCCACGGCGCGGGCAGGAACACCCGACAGCAGCGGGGCGTGATCGACCAGGCGGCCGCGGTGGTGCTCCTCCAGGCATGGCTCGACTCGCGGCGCGCCCGCCGATGA